The Coffea arabica cultivar ET-39 chromosome 4e, Coffea Arabica ET-39 HiFi, whole genome shotgun sequence genome includes a window with the following:
- the LOC113720668 gene encoding pathogenesis-related protein 1A-like encodes MGSFKIFLAVFSFIHLVIFWPSGAQNSKQDYLDVHNAARAQVGVGPIAWDDTVAGYAHDVANYTKKDCNLRRSGGPYGENLAEGSGDLTARDAVNLWLTEKQFYDYNSNTCAQGQACSHYTQVVWNRSVGLGCARVQCTNNGWWFVICSYYPSGNYIGQRPYLQL; translated from the coding sequence ATGGGATCATTTAAGATCTTCTTAGCAGTATTTAGCTTCATTCACCTTGTAATCTTCTGgccatctggagctcaaaactCAAAACAGGATTATCTCGATGTTCATAACGCAGCTCGTGCCCAAGTTGGTGTTGGCCCGATAGCTTGGGACGACACGGTGGCCGGCTATGCACATGACGTCGCCAATTACACGAAAAAAGACTGCAACTTAAGGCGCTCTGGGGGCCCTTACGGTGAGAACTTAGCTGAAGGCAGCGGAGACTTGACGGCCAGGGATGCCGTCAATCTGTGGTTAACGGAGAAGCAATTCTACGATTACAACTCCAACACATGTGCTCAAGGGCAGGCGTGCAGCCACTACACTCAGGTGGTTTGGAACAGATCAGTCGGTCTGGGCTGCGCTAGGGTTCAATGCACAAACAATGGTTGGTGGTTCGTGATTTGCAGTTATTACCCCTCTGGCAACTATATTGGTCAGCGTCCTTATTTGCAGTTATGA